CGTGCTCATAACCATACCCTACACGTACTCGATAGCCGACGGAATAGGCATAGGCTTCATCAGCTACACGATACTCAAGCTCTTCAGCGGCAGAAGGGAGGAGATACACCCGCTCATGTACGTTCTGTCCCTGATATTCGTGGCGTACTTCGCCTATCTCGGCGGGGTCTTCTGATTCCACTTTTCTTTTTAGAGAATAGCAAAAGTTTGAGAGAATCACTTGAATTCGGCGTTCTCGGCTAGCTTCTCCTTGAGGAACTGCTTGAGAACGTAGGGGCACTGCTCCTGAATGAACTGGGCGAACTCCCTTATCCTCTGCACGGTTATCTCGCTGACGTAGTGCTCGAACTGACAGGCGTCGTGCTCGGCTATCTCCGGTGGGATGCCCAAGATATCGATGAAGAACTGCGTGAGGAGAAGGTGCTTCGAATACGTGTCCTCCGCTATCTTCCTCCCCGCGTCGGTCAGCAGAATCCTGTCGTACTTCTCGTACTCCACCAGTCCCTTCTCCGAGAGCTTCTTCAGGGCATCGACGACGCTGGGCGGCTTGACGCGCATCATCTTGGCGATGTCCTTGACGCGGATGACCCCTTTGTTCTTGTGAAGGATGTACATGGTCTCGAGATATTCCTCTTCCCTCTTGCTTACCAACGACCTCACCTGTCGTTAGGTTGGCCAAAAATGTTTAAGTAGTTTTCGCACCACAGGAAACTTTGCCTGCGCAAAGTTTCATCAAAGTTCGTGATTCTTTTGTGGATTGCTATTTAGAAGGGGTCTTCACTTAAATTGGCAGTTGATTTGGATTCATTCCACAAAGGCAACATTCAATAGGTTTGGCTTTTTTAGCGCTCCGGAGGAGCGCGGGTTGAAGTTGAACCTGTTAAAATGCCCTTTCGACATGAATCCAACGTACAATCCAACCACTAAAACAAAAACCCACTGAAAATCTGACCACTCAAAAGGAATTACAACCTTTTGATCAAACTTTTGCCCTGCAAAAGTTTGTATTACTGGCGGGCCGGACGGGATTCGAACCCGCGGCCACGGGGTTAAAAGCCCCGCGCTCTAACCAGGCTGAGCTACCGGCCCACGCCCGATGGGATAACGGCGGAGAGATTTTATAAGCTTTGCCCCGAAACTTTGCCTGCGCAAAGTTTTATCACAAGTCTGACCAATCTGTTTTAAATGACTGGAGAATTGAGCGTGCACTCTGGATTTACTGGTAACAGGGGTTTAACGTCAGAACAATCCATTAATCAGGTTTCACTCTTATTCTGGCGTCCGAAGGACGCCTTGTGGGGAGTGAAACGTTGTAAAAGTGGCAATTGGAGCGTAAACCACTTGAAAAACAAGCATCCTAGAATCGCACGCAATCTTTCCGTCAACGCTGAAACTTTGCAGGCCAAAGTTTCATCAAAGTTTGTGATTCCTTCGTGGATTGCTGTTTGGGCGGGTTTTCACTTGAGTTGGCAGTTTTGATTGGGATTCATCATCTGGAAGGTGCACTTCAATGGGTTCAAGCTTTTTAGCGCTCCTTTGGAGCGCGGGTTAAAGTCGAACCCGCTAAAAAACGCCCTTTCGACATGAATCCAACGTACAATTCAACCACTAAAACAAAAACCAACTAAGAACCCGACCACTCAAAAGGAATTACAACCTTTTGATCAAACTTTTCGCCAGAAAAGTTTGTTAGAATGGCGCCCGGGTCGGGATTTGAACCCGAGTCACGGGAGTGACAGTCCCGTATGATGGGCCTGGCTACACCACCCGGGCGTTTGAGTGGCCGGCGGCGTCCCCGGCTTCCCGCCCCCTCCCGGAGGGCAGTACAACCGGGATCGCTGGCGGGCTTAACTTCCGGGGTCGAAACGAGACCGGGTGTGACCCCGCCGCTATGACCGCCGTACCGATGTATACCTGTCGCGGTGCATTTATAAATCTTGCGGTCGATGAGGGTGGATGATGGAGGGCGAGATACTGGAACTGCTGAGGCTGGAGAGGATGAGGGAGCCGCTCAGCCCAGGAAGGCGGCTCAGGGAATTTCAGATGAAGATCCAGCGGCTCAAAAACGGGGACGAGATCGAGGTAGCCGGCTTTCTGCTGGGCAGGAAGCCTCCCAATGCACCTGCCGACGCCGCCTACTACCTGCTGTCCCCACTCTCCCCCTCGGAGCTGTCGTCCCTGCGCAGGGGGGACTTCCGCACGTATCTGGTTATCCGGGCGACTGAAAGGACCGAGTTCTCCGGGAGGGTAAAACCCGGGAGCTACGTGCTCGTGAGGGGAATCATCGACGCATATCCCTGGGGAAACCTCCGGATGGTCAGCGCGGCAAGGATCGAGGGGAGGGACTACTCGGAGTACTGGAAGGACTACCGCGAGTTCGCGTTGAGCAGACGGGAGGTTCTCGACCTCTTCGAGAGGAC
The Thermococcus radiotolerans genome window above contains:
- a CDS encoding metal-dependent transcriptional regulator, giving the protein MYILHKNKGVIRVKDIAKMMRVKPPSVVDALKKLSEKGLVEYEKYDRILLTDAGRKIAEDTYSKHLLLTQFFIDILGIPPEIAEHDACQFEHYVSEITVQRIREFAQFIQEQCPYVLKQFLKEKLAENAEFK